Proteins from a genomic interval of Flammeovirgaceae bacterium SG7u.111:
- a CDS encoding NAD(P)/FAD-dependent oxidoreductase encodes MEIDTIIIGSGAGGLSSAICLSRAGQRVLVIEQHDVPGGWCHNFYLNGYRFNPGVHYIGSLGKGKSTSLLYEGLGIANDLVFFQMNPASYEHCWIGDDRIDMPAGFDELFLSLSQRFPKEKKGLAKYLTTVRNVSSQLHLIPQMSGFWDNVTIAWRTRHLGKYGLFSLKRVIDWHIKDPLLKKILNVQCGDHGLSPAKASFPLHCAVMDHYAGGGFYPMGGGGAIVKAMTKAIKNNGSEVRTSQKVKRILLEGTKQKRAVGVELENGEKIYSKRIISNADPNTTYLNLVGKDNLSPKLSKKLAKTKYSCTSLMLFLTVDMDVRKAGLDSGNIWMMTDKDTDDLFEEMMKIDIASGDEFPGLFISCTTLKDPTSFDGRYHVLEVVTFINRESFGQFKEKENQRSQKYLEFKETLSKKIINGLEKVLPGISGKIVLQELGTPLTNEFYVNSTEGNVYGTEKSFKQTGPFAFKAESEIENLHLCGASIMAHGVAGATYSGVQAAANILNCKQDELIKADESQHVRIYNAEDSSEYPEWMLQKMKIKRSRMKHQMH; translated from the coding sequence TTGGAAATAGATACTATTATTATCGGTTCAGGTGCAGGAGGCCTCTCCTCAGCAATTTGTCTTTCTCGCGCTGGCCAGCGTGTGCTGGTTATTGAACAGCATGATGTACCAGGTGGTTGGTGCCATAATTTTTACTTGAATGGCTATCGTTTTAACCCCGGAGTGCACTACATAGGGTCGCTTGGAAAAGGCAAATCAACAAGCCTACTGTATGAAGGACTGGGAATTGCAAATGACTTGGTTTTTTTTCAAATGAACCCAGCTTCTTATGAACATTGCTGGATAGGTGATGACCGTATTGACATGCCTGCGGGTTTTGATGAATTATTCCTGTCACTTTCCCAACGTTTTCCTAAGGAAAAAAAGGGGCTTGCCAAGTATCTCACTACGGTGCGTAACGTAAGCAGCCAGTTACATCTCATTCCTCAGATGAGTGGCTTTTGGGATAACGTCACTATTGCTTGGCGTACGAGGCATTTAGGTAAGTATGGCTTATTTAGTCTGAAAAGAGTCATTGATTGGCATATCAAAGACCCATTGTTAAAGAAAATTTTGAACGTACAATGTGGAGATCATGGATTGTCACCTGCCAAGGCAAGCTTTCCACTGCATTGTGCTGTGATGGATCATTATGCTGGTGGAGGTTTTTATCCGATGGGAGGTGGTGGTGCTATTGTAAAGGCAATGACTAAGGCTATCAAAAACAATGGCAGCGAAGTACGAACGAGCCAGAAAGTGAAACGTATTCTATTGGAAGGAACTAAACAAAAACGAGCCGTTGGGGTAGAACTTGAGAACGGAGAAAAAATTTATTCAAAAAGAATTATTTCTAATGCGGATCCTAACACCACCTATCTTAACCTGGTAGGCAAAGATAACCTCAGCCCCAAACTGTCGAAGAAGCTTGCCAAGACAAAGTATTCATGTACTTCACTCATGCTATTTTTGACTGTAGATATGGACGTGCGCAAAGCAGGGCTTGATTCGGGTAATATATGGATGATGACTGACAAAGATACGGATGACCTCTTTGAAGAAATGATGAAAATTGACATTGCATCGGGCGATGAGTTCCCAGGATTGTTTATCAGTTGCACCACACTTAAAGACCCAACAAGTTTTGATGGCAGGTACCATGTGCTTGAAGTTGTCACGTTCATCAACCGTGAATCATTCGGACAATTTAAGGAAAAAGAAAATCAACGCTCTCAGAAATATCTAGAGTTTAAAGAAACCTTATCTAAGAAAATCATCAATGGACTCGAAAAAGTTTTGCCTGGCATCAGTGGTAAAATTGTACTGCAAGAACTGGGCACTCCATTGACGAATGAGTTTTATGTTAATTCAACTGAAGGCAACGTTTACGGCACAGAGAAGAGTTTCAAGCAAACTGGACCTTTTGCTTTTAAAGCAGAAAGTGAAATCGAAAATTTGCACCTATGCGGCGCAAGTATAATGGCACATGGTGTGGCTGGGGCAACTTACTCTGGTGTGCAAGCGGCAGCAAATATCCTTAACTGCAAACAAGATGAATTAATTAAAGCTGATGAATCCCAACATGTGCGTATCTATAATGCAGAAGACAGCTCTGAATATCCTGAATGGATGCTCCAAAAAATGAAGATTAAAAGATCACGAATGAAACACCAAATGCATTGA